Genomic window (Primulina eburnea isolate SZY01 chromosome 8, ASM2296580v1, whole genome shotgun sequence):
TGCTGAAAAGGAGAGTTCTATTTGgctatttttctcaaaattgaATTCTATTTGTAATCTTATTAAGGCATCTCCAAAACGTCACACTGAGTTGCAATCTGCCCAAGCTATTGAAATTGCAACCATGGTAGCTACTGGTATTCTCGAGACAGGTACTAAACTTAATCATATGATTTCTTATTAATAAAATTGAGTTCTCATTTTATTTCTCATTAATCATTTCATTTCTCATTTGTTTGTGACACAGGTACTGGCCTTAATCAGATTGGTGCTTTGCAACGAGCTGGAAAGACGCGTTGGAGTTCTCATTTTGAGTCGATTTGCAGTATAATAGATATGTACAGCTTTGTGATTATTGTGCTTGAGCACATGACGGAGGAAGCGTCTTCGAATTCTATACGAGGGGAAGCTACAGGTTTTTTGATTGCATTGAGATCGTTTGATTTCATATTTATCCTATACTTAATGCATAAGATTATGGGGATCACAGATTTGCTTTGTCGAGCTTTGCAagagaattctttggatattttAAATGCAATGGATTTTGTCTCAACTACCAAAGATTTACTTCATACTTTGAGAGCAGAAGGTTATGATATTCTTCTAATGATTGTGCAATCAGTTTTTGAAACTAATGGTATTGAGATACCAGATATGAATGCTTGGTATAGATCTGCTACAGGACGATCGAGCCAGCAGAGGGATTCTATTACATTTGAACATCATTACCGTTTTGatgtatttaatgctgcaatagATTTTCAAGTGGAAGAACTCAATAGCAGATTCAATGATGGGGCTGTAGAACTTCTTAGACTTAGTTCTGCTTTGGAACCTCGAGACAACTTTAAGTTGTTTAATGCTGATGATATTTACAATCTTGCAGAGAAATTCTATCCTAGTGATTTCAATAAACAAGAACTACATTATCTGAAAAGTCAGTTGGATCATTataagtttgatataattcatcaTGAAAGGTTTCAGAATATTGGTACTATTTCTGAATTATGTCGAAGATTACTAGAGACTGAAAAGGCGCGTCATTATCACTTAATTGACAGATTGATTCGTCTTGTTTTAACGCTCCCTGTTTCTACTGCGACAACAGAACGATCATTCTCAGCTATGAAACTTCTTAAAACATCTCTCCGGAATAAGATGGAAGAAGAGTTATTGGCAGATTCTATGATTGTTTACATTGAAAGAGAGTTTACTGCAAGGATAGACATTGATTCAGTAATTGACGAGTTCTACTCAATGAAAAACCGCAGGGCACATCTTCAGTAGTTTATATCTGGTTTGTATCACTTTCTAATATTAAtagttaatttttaaatatttgatttatattatttaatgttgTTTATCGATTCATTCAGCCCAGTCTGAAATTATTTCCTGGCTACGTCCCTGGTTGCTGTCAGGCGTGCCATTCTCTTGTGAAGTTCGTTCCCTACATGCTTTCATCGGTATTTTCTTTATTGCATACGTTTCTTTATTTACAACCTCACGGTTTTGTTTTGTGCTGTGCAAGGGCTGTCGGCTGCTGTTGCTAGGGGCTGTGCAACATTGTTGGTTAGAGTATAGTAAGGTGCATTAACGGTTTGGGGTTGAGAGTGTGTTTTGCTCGAGAGATGTAGGTGTTGGCTTCAGGTTGGTGTTTTGTGAGAACCGTGATCGTGGGGAGGGCTGCGGATTGCATGGGGTGATTTGCGTGAGCCCTTTGTGCCCAGAGAGGTCCTAGGGTAGCCTAGGTGTGAGTGGTTAAGGGATGATTACGTTGGGAAGGGCTAGGACGCaagttggggggggggggggtgtgaGTTTAGGATTGGTGGTTATTTTGGGAAGGGCCGTGAGTTCATCAATTTGCTGGACTAGCAGCCGTGGATTTAAGAGCTTGATGTTAAGATTTGAGGACCATTATcgtgtttttaaaatatgataaaaagttgggaaaattttggttaagtttcggatcgattcggATTAAAATCGGGACCCCGAACtgagttttaaaacgaattagatAAGCGGAGAATTGGGCTCGGGTTTAAGTTTAGAAaagcttttaaaaatgttttgggatattttaaggagtttggtaagcttcgggtcaattttagaggtccaggggtaaaatggtaatttttgggtttccaggggcaaaatcgtcattttgcacccggtgagattttggtcctatcagcgtcctgagcacaaatcatgatatttttaaatgttcatgcatcacgtttatgatttttacgctattataataattatggtgcatgcttaatttaaaggaattaagtaa
Coding sequences:
- the LOC140839102 gene encoding uncharacterized protein; this encodes MRGSWNGLQALFLRDSPQAYYVHCFAHRLQLALVAAAEKESSIWLFFSKLNSICNLIKASPKRHTELQSAQAIEIATMVATGILETGTGLNQIGALQRAGKTRWSSHFESICSIIDMYSFVIIVLEHMTEEASSNSIRGEATDLLCRALQENSLDILNAMDFVSTTKDLLHTLRAEGYDILLMIVQSVFETNGIEIPDMNAWYRSATGRSSQQRDSITFEHHYRFDVFNAAIDFQVEELNSRFNDGAVELLRLSSALEPRDNFKLFNADDIYNLAEKFYPSDFNKQELHYLKSQLDHYKFDIIHHERFQNIGTISELCRRLLETEKARHYHLIDRLIRLVLTLPVSTATTERSFSAMKLLKTSLRNKMEEELLADSMIVYIEREFTARIDIDSVIDEFYSMKNRRAHLQ